From Triticum urartu cultivar G1812 chromosome 2, Tu2.1, whole genome shotgun sequence, a single genomic window includes:
- the LOC125536963 gene encoding uncharacterized protein LOC125536963 isoform X1 gives MAARVDVGGRGEELARPDTGNGAEVAGSGDSEGAAATSGSMGSDLRGSSGGFHEGMSDLVSPFIVLYEDDADAFWCFEMLLRRMVICIYVKLYWHMLAQGPTGVMKRLEALWKIMELTDTEVTNWSLHIYALRVLALCSDTVKALDLGQRSVEDESGSHQLVVSQRALLLPVTQRPRQDDGCGLGF, from the exons atggcggctcGGGTCGATGTAGGAGGACGAGGGGAGGAGCTCGCGAGGCCCGACACCGGGAATGGAGCGGAAGTGGCTGGATCTGGCGATTCTGAAGGGGCTGCGGCGACGAGTGGCTCCATGGGCAGCGACCTGCGGGGTTCAAGCGGCGGCTTCCATGAAG GTATGAGCGATCTGGTTTCCCCTTTTATTGTTCTATACGAGGATGATGCAGATGCCTTTTGGTGTTTTGAGATGCTACTGAGAAGGATGGTAATTTGTATCTATGTCAAACTATACTGGCATATGTTAG CTCAGGGACCAACCGGAGTTATGAAGCGGTTGGAAGCATTGTGGAAGATCATGGAATTGACAGATACAGAAGTAACTAACTG GAGTCTACATATATATGCTCTGCGTGTGCTCGCCCTCTGCTCAGACACCGTCAAGGCTCTTGACCTCGGCCAACGATCTGTCGAAGATGAAAGTGGCAGCCACCAACTTGTGGTTTCTCAGCGTGCGCTCCTTCTTCCGGTTACACAGCGACCACGACAAGATGACGGTTGTGGTCTCGGCTTTTAG
- the LOC125536963 gene encoding uncharacterized protein LOC125536963 isoform X2: MAARVDVGGRGEELARPDTGNGAEVAGSGDSEGAAATSGSMGSDLRGSSGGFHEAQGPTGVMKRLEALWKIMELTDTEVTNWSLHIYALRVLALCSDTVKALDLGQRSVEDESGSHQLVVSQRALLLPVTQRPRQDDGCGLGF; encoded by the exons atggcggctcGGGTCGATGTAGGAGGACGAGGGGAGGAGCTCGCGAGGCCCGACACCGGGAATGGAGCGGAAGTGGCTGGATCTGGCGATTCTGAAGGGGCTGCGGCGACGAGTGGCTCCATGGGCAGCGACCTGCGGGGTTCAAGCGGCGGCTTCCATGAAG CTCAGGGACCAACCGGAGTTATGAAGCGGTTGGAAGCATTGTGGAAGATCATGGAATTGACAGATACAGAAGTAACTAACTG GAGTCTACATATATATGCTCTGCGTGTGCTCGCCCTCTGCTCAGACACCGTCAAGGCTCTTGACCTCGGCCAACGATCTGTCGAAGATGAAAGTGGCAGCCACCAACTTGTGGTTTCTCAGCGTGCGCTCCTTCTTCCGGTTACACAGCGACCACGACAAGATGACGGTTGTGGTCTCGGCTTTTAG